A region of Haliotis asinina isolate JCU_RB_2024 chromosome 7, JCU_Hal_asi_v2, whole genome shotgun sequence DNA encodes the following proteins:
- the LOC137291820 gene encoding uncharacterized protein, whose amino-acid sequence MVYRLYSKVVILICAVDVFRAAPPATRIDSIWPDNEPSPPVVDTNGGCSDRGLSDACSLFSNVCNTGTCKSKGCTYICICPDGYGGSFCETVVPSQQSNGNGNGHGNGNGNGNGNGNGNGKIIDAIDSLDFLDLALFSFTSKATSARTSAQTPTTPTTTTTPSVSTTTQMASTQADAKTTIGIISSKDYNSATPSVSTSTRLAKSTTAAPLTSDMFISSTTTKDIATSRRDSSTLDAITMSVSNKESTIGSRAALVGQIKPTYKEVTQSSAQSESTTTERPTVKEFYGVISSMQPTQRVSAATETLTTTPENLLAEVSARNVFSDVSSVPTTTEAASHNKDNSSTTNTTTDPKVSTAPTTSPSSSPVSLVSTAATPILTLKEPTTNDTKSAVTDMSATATASTMISTQSTPRTNDTKSTVTDIPATAAAAAAATATASNKISPQSTPTTHNTVSTIIKPDSVTSQMSTEPSSSVGHDTSTTSLVPSSVSSGQTAQSNTTETSTPADVKTNQETQPKQKTTAVTATQTTATPTPATGKTHTGSFTASTMTTSPKTTKPSRGTTDLRAGSTEMNAVEYQAQSTSTPQQPNGTTRAAKLSTASFTASSGRITGESSTASSAVTVRHKSDPTTSPVSTIITTTANPTSASTSKPPTYTTKAAVKRKTTQPSPATTTTPGTYHQRATEISPSALGSVLGFQHAINNWSNRFLSTLPELVPTAMAGKLTAPMGLGSAFYNEQTNSTKPSGHSPNGDKGLSNGGNGHSVKGDNDRSSNGDNGHSVKGDNGRSSNGDNGHSVKGDNGRSSNGDNGHSVKGDNGHSVKGDNGHPVKGDNGHSLNADNVNSKDVKNGHTLVPFVNNAKNVTDKMIAEGEKGHSVPSVTNGTDTGSGSTDNGHDSNGNGKKTKNATSDNGHSNIGNGTEDGINGQATGNFDSNGKGIGQTPNGNNSNNGENTNGNKTKVTASSFDQVFGQLIDTMEASSNFKLPVMTSGGIPVHLQSQPVPIPSLSAFTPPLLNIGPSQNIGIIAASAGNTGTARKRGASGTKQDADSSEGTTPPLGAITRVDPLAGIFPDWLGLETQRDIRDLMQQSKSVTRELQDIVSLKKASEPKASGKDGKDQNTDGNSKNNSSEQESKNKTSEYSDDKKPESTEGSSRKEWSVQNGKESSKKSEKHSEDAMKRRAEQAAQLEILGHQLRSLIRQASFMPQNQPGNDEKEVPDSTKGQKGESSVNKHSDSGQQKKEKQNAKPGLRVSKDDHIHDSGGS is encoded by the coding sequence atggtCTATCGCCTTTATTCAAAGGTTGTTATACTGATTTGTGCAGTGGATGTTTTCCGAGCTGCACCCCCTGCAACAAGAATTGATTCAATATGGCCGGACAACGAACCGAGTCCGCCCGTAGTTGACACCAACGGAGGTTGTTCCGACCGGGGATTAAGTGATGCCTGCAGCCTTTTCAGTAATGTGTGCAATACAGGGACATGTAAGTCAAAAGGTTGTACCTACATATGTATTTGCCCTGATGGTTATGGAGGTAGTTTTTGTGAGACAGTTGTACCGTCCCAACAATCAAATGGCAATGGAAATGGCCACGGTAATGGAAACGGCAATGGAAATGGAAATGGAAACGGAAATGGAAAAATCATAGATGCAATTGATTCATTGGACTTCTTGGATCTTGCTCTGTTTTCCTTTACGTCAAAGGCCACAAGTGCGAGAACATCTGCCCAGACCCCTACCACACCAACAACTACAACGACCCCTTCGgtttcaacaacaacacaaatggCTTCTACGCAAGCAGACGCTAAAACTACGATAGGAATTATATCGTCAAAGGACTACAATAGTGCAACGCCAAGTGTTAGCACAAGCACACGTCTTGCTAAGTCTACTACAGCGGCACCACTGACCTCAGACATGTTCATATCATCCACAACAACAAAAGACATAGCTACCTCACGGCGTGACAGTTCTACTCTAGATGCCATTACAATGTCAGTCTCTAACAAAGAATCCACAATAGGTTCACGAGCTGCACTTGTGGGTCAGATAAAACCAACGTACAAGGAGGTAACTCAAAGTAGTGCGCAAAGTGAATCTACAACAACTGAAAGGCCTACAGTCAAGGAGTTCTATGGTGTTATTTCGTCCATGCAACCAACTCAAAGAGTCTCTGCCGCTACAGAAACACTAACCACGACTCCCGAAAACCTCCTTGCTGAAGTCTCTGCTAGAaatgtgttcagtgatgtatcTTCTGTCCCTACCACAACCGAAGCAGCATCTCATAACAAAGACAATAGTTCAACAACGAATACAACGACAGACCCCAAAGTGTCGACAGCACCAACTACTTCACCATCGTCGTCTCCGGTCTCTCTGGTATCAACTGCAGCCACGCCAATCTTAACTTTGAAGGAACCAACGACAAACGATACAAAGTCTGCAGTAACAGATATGTCAGCAACAGCAACTGCCTCCACTATGATATCTACACAATCAACTCCAAGAACAAACGATACAAAGTCTACAGTAAcagatattccagcaacagcagcagcagcagcagcagcaacagcaactgCCTCCAATAAGATATCTCCACAATCAACTCCaacaacacacaacactgtgtCCACCATTATAAAACCAGACTCTGTAACTTCACAAATGTCCACGGAGCCCTCATCTAGCGTTGGACATGATACAAGCACCACATCGTTAGTGCCATCATCAGTATCATCGGGACAAACAGCACAATCAAATACGACTGAAACTTCAACACCTGCGGATGTAAAGACAAATCAGGAgacacaacccaaacaaaaGACAACAGCCGTAACTGCAACGCAAACAACTGCAACACCAACGCCTGCGACTGGAAAGACACACACAGGTTCATTTACAGCTTCGACGATGACCACAAGTCCTAAAACCACAAAACCATCAAGAGGAACAACAGATTTAAGAGCAGGTTCAACTGAGATGAATGCAGTAGAATATCAAGCACAATCAACTTCGACTCCACAACAACCAAATGGTACAACTCGAGCAGCCAAACTGTCAACTGCCAGTTTTACCGCCTCTTCAGGTCGAATTACAGGAGAATCGTCAACAGCTTCTTCTGCAGTAACCGTTAGGCATAAATCTGATCCAACCACGTCTCCAGTATCAACCATAATTACAACAACTGCTAACCCAACATCTGCAAGTACGTCTAAGCCACCGACCTACACAACCAAAGCCGCCGTTAAGCGAAAGACAACACAACCATCCCCTGCAACAACAACTACCCCAGGCACATATCACCAACGTGCAACAGAGATATCGCCATCTGCACTTGGCAGTGTGTTGGGATTTCAACATGCTATAAATAACTGGAGTAATAGATTTCTATCAACTCTTCCAGAACTTGTACCAACAGCAATGGCAGGAAAACTAACGGCTCCAATGGGTCTCGGTAGTGCATTTTATAATGAACAAACGAATAGTACTAAACCAAGTGGCCATTCACCAAACGGTGATAAAGGTCTTTCTAATGGTGGCAATGGGCATTCTGTAAAAGGTGACAATGATCGATCTTCCAATGGTGACAATGGGCATTCTGTAAAAGGTGACAATGGTCGATCTTCCAATGGTGACAATGGGCATTCTGTAAAAGGTGACAATGGTCGATCTTCCAATGGTGACAATGGGCATTCTGTAAAAGGTGACAATGGGCATTCTGTAAAAGGTGACAATGGGCATCCTGTAAAAGGTGACAATGGGCATTCTTTAAATGCTGATAATGTAAactcaaaagacgttaaaaatGGACATACCCTCGTGCCCTTTGTAAACAATGCTaaaaatgtaacagacaaaatgatCGCTGAAGGAGAAAAGGGGCATAGTGTGCCAAGTGTCACAAATGGCACTGATACGGGTAGTGGCAGCACTGACAATGGACATGATTCGAATGGTAACGGTAAGAAAACTAAAAATGCTACAAGTGATAATGGTCACAGTAACATTGGTAACGGCACGGAAGACGGTATTAATGGTCAAGCAACAGGAAATTTTGATAGCAATGGCAAGGGTATTGGCCAAACCCCTAATGGAAATAACAGCAATAATGGAGAAAACACTAATGGAAACAAAACGAAAGTAACAGCATCTTCATTTGATCAGGTGTTTGGACAACTAATCGATACCATGGAAGCTTCTTCAAATTTTAAACTACCTGTGATGACTAGCGGAGGGATTCCTGTACATTTGCAGAGTCAGCCTGTTCCTATTCCAAGTTTATCTGCGTTTACCCCACCTTTGTTAAATATTGGTCCATCTCAAAACATAGGTATCATTGCTGCCTCTGCTGGCAATACTGGAACTGCTAGAAAGAGAGGTGCGTCGGGGACGAAACAAGATGCCGATTCCAGCGAGGGAACGACACCACCTCTCGGTGCTATTACAAGAGTAGACCCACTTGCTGGCATCTTTCCTGACTGGCTTGGGTTGGAGACGCAGAGAGATATACGAGATCTTATGCAACAGTCAAAGTCAGTGACCAGAGAGCTACAGGATATTGTATCTCTTAAGAAAGCTTCAGAGCCAAAGGCATCAGGCAAGGATGGGAAGGATCAAAACACAGACGGCAATTCAAAGAACAACTCATCGGAGCAagaaagcaaaaacaaaacatctgaaTACTCGGATGACAAGAAACCAGAATCGACAGAAGGAAGTTCACGGAAGGAATGGTCAGTTCAGAATGGAAAGGAGAGTTCAAAGAAGTCTGAGAAGCATTCTGAGGATGCAATGAAGAGGAGGGCAGAACAAGCGGCACAGTTGGAGATATTGGGTCATCAGTTGCGATCACTGATAAGACAGGCATCGTTTATGCCACAAAACCAGCCGGGAAATGACGAAAAGGAAGTGCCAGATTCCACTAAAGGACAAAAAGGGGAGTCTAGTGTAAATAAACATTCAGACTCTGGCCAACAAAAGAAGGAAAAACAAAATGCCAAACCAGGTTTACGTGTAAGCAAAGACGACCATATACATGATTCAGGAGGATCTTAa